In Leptolyngbya sp. FACHB-261, the genomic stretch GAGGGAGATAGAGGCAGCCACAGGGGATGGGGGAATGGTAAGAGCGGTGATTTAACTGGATGATATCTGAGTAGGCTTCCTCTTCTGCTAATTGATAGCATTGAGTTTATTAACCTAAGGTGGATCTCTTTCTAAAACCTCTAAAGTTGATTAAGGATTGCAAGCCTTGGTAAGCAGCAGGGATATTGCTGGCATAGCCGTTCGTACAGGTCTGCGCAAGATGAATGGGACCGCCCCACCGCCTTGAGAAGCTCAAGGCTGAACTAGCATCCCTTGACTAGCTGACCCTAAGGGTCGCAGGGTTCGGAGCGGTACAAGTTGCTACTAGAAGCTCACAGGCCTGCTCAACCTGCGATAGGAAGCAGACGGGAAACTGTAAAGGTGTGGCCTGTACGGGCAGCTTCAGGACTCTGCGCTATCCACAGGAGTGCCATAATGCCTAGCCCTGAGTTGCACAGGCTCTACGGACCTCAAACGTTCTAGCCTCTGGTGCTGTGAATCTGGGGCAAGGGGATCGAACGTGGCAGCGATGCGATTTCCTACTCCCAATGGTTTGGATTACACCCTTGTCGCGGGTCGGGTGCTCCCCTAAATCTAGCAGATCCTTAATTCGTGCTCTCTCCCTCTGCCTCAGCGCTTCGGCTTCAGTCACCCAGGACTACTTTGAGGATTAAAATCTACACAGGTGGCAGTGAAAGCTAGTTTCTGCCTGCTCAAGATCCTTGGCCTGATTGCTCCAATCGTTGCAGGCGTCCCTCGTGATTACGGCTAATCTCAGCCAGGTCGCGGGTGACTGCTCGTACCTCGCGTAAGCCGCCAACAACTTCAGCAACCCCAGCCGTCAGTAGCTTCGATGTCTCGCCGTCGGGTTTCATCCTCGGCCCGCAGAGCTGCGATATCGCGCTCATGACGAGTGTTATCGGCCTCATGCCGATTGGAGATCTCGGTCAGGCGTTCAATCGCGTTGGTATTACTGCGGGTTGCTTCTACCAATTGGGCAACCGCATCAATCAGGCGGTTCACGCGGTCGTCGGGTGGGTTTCCGTTCATCTGCTGCGGTGAAAAAGGGTCAAGGGGGTTAGCGGTCGCTGAGGTAGGGGTAGAGAAGCTTCCTATACCCTTGCCTTGGGCTGAGCGTATTACTCAGCGTCTCAAACACTCAGTCTCAGCGTGAGAATCAGGTTAAGACTCGAGGCCGGGCTCCTATTAACGCAACAAAAGGCAACTTTTGTTGCGTTGATTCTACCGGTTTCTCGCTTCAAAAAAGACCAAGCAGCCCTTGCTAGTCCGCACTTGGCAGAAGTTGAGACTCTAGCTACACTCTAGCTACTTTCAATGTGACCATTGTGCCTTTTGAAGCAACAGGTGACTGGAACCTAACCTTATGCCCCGCCCTAGCAAAGACAAATGCCGTCTGTGTTCCAAGCTGTCCTTTGAGAAGGCCAAGATCCGCCACGGTCCTCAAGGTGACGGCTGCTGGACGGACGAAGGGGAAGCTTGCCATAAGCGCCGGACCTACTACCGCAAGCGCCCGCTCTACAATCGCAACCGGCGGCTGAAGACTGCGGGCTATACCGTTGAGACGGTGCCACTAACAGCAACGCCAGCAGCGTTGCTCCAATCTGTACCGGGAGCGCCAAGATGCTCCTCTCCATGCTGTTAGTGCTGCTCTCTGGCTTGACCAGGAGAAAGTCATGTTAGTCGAGCCGAGGCACTGCTTAGACATGACGGGGACGCAAGTCCAAGGCTATCTGCTGGAGGTTCTTGAGCTGTTTTCGCAGCAGTATTGCCTCCCAAATGGCTACCGCCGCTTGAGCAAATTTGCGGCTCAAGTCGAACTCGATCCAGGAGGCTGTCCCCTGACCCCTTGCCCTCTAAACCCTGATGCCTAAGCTTACCGAGCAGCTGGAACTGCAGTTATGGCAATCGTTGAAGGTGGCCACTGAAGACCCAGAGGCAGCTGACGTACTCCATCTCGGAGAACTCGTGGAGGCAGTCGTTGCTTTGACCCCGCCACTGCAGCAGATGACGATAGCGGCGGTAGCTATTGAGCAACTGACGAATGTCTTGGAAGCCGCAGAAGCAGTCCTTTCGCAGTGGCTTGACACAAGACTACGCAGCTCCGAGAGCAGTTCTCGTCCTCACGTCTGTGTCTTGAGAGAGTCGGGAGTTGTGTAGTCTGAAGTGGATTGAGTGAGCTGATCCGCTGTAACGGGTTATGAGTAGTAACGGAACCAATGGTTCCAACAGTTTTTACAGAAGTAGAGTAGACAAGAAAGCTAGTACTACAGTTGTAGATTTCGGGAACCCAGAAGTGACGTTATCATTTCGGGGTTGGACACCAATACTGAGTCATCCAGGTGCATTGCTGCAAGTGCGCTCAGAAGTGCAAATACGGCTAAGCGAGTTTGATGCTTCGATTATGCCAACCATTACAACCGGAAATACGAATGTACCCACGATCATGGTTGGCGAAAAAGCAGCCGATTTGATTAAAGCGATTGCCTGATATCACTGCGTATTGATTCAGTCAATTACAAATCAGTATTTAATTGGGGATAGTTTTATGACACACTTACCATTACAAAGCAAGAATGATTCTGAGCATTCTGAGGTTACAACTCTGGCTGATTCTCTTCGTGACTCCTCAGTAAATTCTGCACTGATTGCAATCGCGCAAGAAGTTGCTGAGTTGCTGAAACAAGCTCATCCGGCACAAGATTCAGCACAAGCTGACGAAATCGATGATAGGGAGTTAGCAAAGCAAAAAGATTTTAGTCAAAGCTTACCTCACCTGAAATAGGATTGAGAATTAGGTATTCGTGTAAAATCAATGGTCAAAGTTCACATTATCGAGATTGAGACAGGCTTCTCTAGCCAAAGCCATCTCACTCAACAGTTTAAGCGCATTACTGGAGTGACCCCAAAGCAAGTTCGCTAACTCCATAAGAATCTAATAAATCGTTGTAAGAATTTGAAAGAAGCCAAACACTAGGGTTGGCTATACTTCAAGCGGATAGGGCAGCAGACTTTAGTGTAACCGTTGGAAACCCTTTCAAAAATCCACCAAGAAGCTTAATTTTCTGGTTCTTTCAGACTTATTATACTAGTGAGGCGAACGGATGTGAAAATCACGAGTTGCCCAATCTCTGAAAGTTATAGCCAGTGGGCATTTCAAGCTAATGGTGGTATTTAACTCTTAGCTGTTTAGCGTAGTTTAGCCGAAAGAGCCAATTTTCTGGAGTTTGGCAAGCGATATACTTTGGGGGACGGCTGACAGTCCTTCGTCGGGGGAGAGTTCAATGATTACTCTGCCTGGAATGCTCCATCTCGATCAACTGATTGCCACGTTGATGCAGGTGGCGATCGAAAGTGCAGGAGCCGAAACTGGCGCTCTGGTTCTCCTAGAAGAGGATCAACTTACTATGGTGGCTCAATGCAGCAGAGATAGCCAGTGTGACCTGGAAAAGCTTGCTGTTGCTGACTGTGCAACGATTCCTGTTTCCGTCATTCACTTGGTAGAACGCACTCAAGAAACTCTGGTGTTTGATGATGCAGTCAGCGAATTGTCTTTTTCAACTGATCCTTACATTCAACACCAACAGACGAGATCGCTCCTCTGTCTACCCATTCTCAATCAGAGTCAGTTGATCGGCATCCTTTATTTGGAGAACAATCTCAGTACCGGGGTGTTTACCAACGATCGCTTACAAGTTCTCAACCTGTTGATGGCTCAGGCAGCGATTTCACTAGAAAACGCTCGGCTGTATGAACGGTTAGCAGACTATGCCGAAACACTGGAAAGGAAAGTAGAAGCGCAAACTCAAGCCTTGCAGCAGGAGATCGCTGAACGTCAACAAACCGAAGCCGCATTGAGACAAAGTGAGGCCAATTACCGCAACCTGCTACAAACCGCGAATTCAGTCATCGTTCGCTATGATCCGCAAGGACGGATTCGATACATCAACGATTATGGGGTAAAACTCCTAGGTTATGAAGAACATGAGATTGTAGGGCGAACCGTATTTGAAACCATCATTCCAGAAGCCGAACTCTCTGGACGCGATGTGAGATCCATGGTCCACGATTTACTTCGTAATCCTCAATCGTACCCGCAAGGCGAGGGTGAAAACCTGTGTCGAGATGGTCGGCGAGTTTGGATGGTCTGGTCGAATCAAGCCATCTTCAATGACCAGGGAGAGGTCGTTGAAATCTTATCGGTGGGCAACGACACCACCCAGCGCAGACAAGCAGAAGAGGCATTACAACGTAGTGAAGCCAAGTTCCGAACGATCTTTGAAAACTCGCAGGTCGGCATCTTCCGCACCCGCCTCTCGGATGGATTAATTCTCAATGCCAATCAACGCCTTGCCAATCTGTTGGGCTTTGATTCACCAGAGGAGATCATTGGGGTGGAACACTGCATCGGCTATTTTGTAAGTCCCAGCGATCACCAACAATCCATTGAGGTGCTGAAGCGGGATGGGGAAGTGCGAAGCTATGAAGTACAGATGCGAAAACGAGATGGGACATTGTTCTGGGGACTTTCCTCTTCTTATTTGAATGAGGACGATGACTATATCGAAGGAGTGATTGCGGATATTAGCGATCGCAAACAGGCAGAAGCAGCGCTGCAAGCCTCCGAAGCAGAACTGCGAGCGCTCTTCTCAGCCATTCCCGATCCGCTGTGTATCTTCACTGCTGAAGGGCAATTGATCTGTGCCATCGAAGGAAATCCGTCCTATGGAGTGTTGGATGAGGAGGAGTATATTGGTAAAACACTGCATCAACTCTATGGTCAGGAACAAGCTGATGAATTCCTGAGTTACATTCAGCAGGTGCTGAGAACTCAACAAGTACTTACAGTTGAATACAGCAAGTGGATAGCTGGACGAGAAATCTGGTTTTCGGCTCGCATTGCCCCGATTCAGCACGAACAGGTGATTTGGTTGTTGCGAGATATTACGCTGCAAAAGCAAGCAGAAGCAGCCTCGATTTTGGAAGAACGCAACCGCATGGCGCGTGAAATTCACGACACACTCGCTCAGGCGTTTACAGGCATTCTGATCCAGGTTGATGCAGCGACTCAAGTGTTAACCGATGATGTAGAAGCTACCCAAGCGCATTTAGACACGATCGAGGAATTAGCCCGTACTGGACTAACTGAGGCGCGTCGCTCGGTGACAGCACTACGTCCCCAGTTGCTAGAAGATGGCGACTTATCGAGTGCCCTTGAGCGTCTGGTCAACCAGATGCGAGTGGCGACCAATACGGCTCTAATTTACTCAATTCAGGGGATCGCCTATTCCTTACCCGTCGAGGTGGAGAATAACTTGCTCCGGATTGGGCAAGAAGCCCTGACCAATGCGATTAAGTATGCGAATGCGAACGAAATTAGAATTGAGTTAGTCTATGACGATGCCCAGTGTCGATTACAGGTCAAAGACGACGGACAGGGCTTTGGAGTAGTTGGAGTCCCGATGAGCGGCGGATTTGGATTGTTGGGCATGAGCGAACGAGCAGAGCGAATTGGAGCACAACTGACGATCGAGAGCCAGCCCGGACAAGGGACAGAAATTATTGTCATTGTCGATCGAGGGTGATCATCATGACGAGCCAATCCGCGATAATTCGGGTGCTAATTGCTGATGATCATTTGATTGTTCGGCAAGGATTGGCAACGATCATTAACCGCAATCCAGAAATGACGGTGATTGCTCAAGCAGAAAATGGGCAACAGGCGATCGATTACTTTCGAGAATACCAGCCAGATGTCACGCTGATGGATTTGCGAATGCCCGAAGTCGGAGGGGTTGAAGCCATCAGCGCAATTTGTGCTGAATTTAAGCCTGCCCGGATTATCGTGCTAACCACTTACGATGGGGATGAAGATATTTATCGTGGATTGCACGCAGGCGCTCAAGGCTATCTGCTCAAGGATACTAAATCCAATGAGTTGCTGAATGCGATTCGCACTGTTGCTTGTGGTCAGCAATACATTCCACCAGAGGTGGGAGCAAAACTGGTGCAGCGTCTGAATAATCCAGAACTCAGGGAACGAGAGTTAGAGGTACTGGGCTTAATGGCACGAGGAATGAGCAATTCAGATATTGCAACTGCTTTAAGTATTAGTGAGAATACTGTCAAAACCCATGTCAATCGAATTTTAAGTAAGTTGGGCGTGAGCGATCGCACCCAGGCTGTGATTGTTGCGATTAAACGCGGCATTGTCAGTTTGTAAGCCAGTCACCCTTTAGTTTGACTCCAGAGTCAAACCAGAGTTGGAGCGATGATGACATTGACAGAGGGACTGATTCATCATTCGCTTTGGTGAGCAAAAGTTGCAACTCTCAGTTGACGACAAGTGAGAGGGCAATTGCCTATATTTAGTTCTAGGCAAACACGAATAGCAATTGAGTTACAGCATTGAGTTTGCTTCATCTAGACCGCAGAAAGAGGGTTGAATCGCTTGCGATTACCATTGCTTCCCTCAGAGGTGTTTAAGTGAATCAAGACCGAGACCGTAGTTTGTTATCTATTCCAGCTTCAACACAGGATCACATGCAAGGTGTACTCAATGCCGACGTGGTGCTGGTAGTGTATGGAGATTATCAATGCTCTGTCAGTGCAGACGTTTACAAGCTGATTAAAGCGATCAAACGAGAGCTTAGTGCTGCTTTTGGAGAAGATTATTTATGCTTGATCTTCCGTCATTTTCTGCAAGCACAGATTCATCCCCAAGCTCAACGGGCCGCTCAAGCTGCCGAAGCCGCCGCTGCTCAAGGACAGTTTTGGTTAATGCACGACACTTTGTTTGCTCATCAACAGAAGTTAGAAAATGGTTATCTCGTAGAGTACGCCAACAATTTAGGGCTTGATATCCCTCAATTTCTTAAAGAGTTGTCTAAGCAGGTGCATATCGATCGCATCAATGAAGATATTGAAAGTGGATTGCACAGTGGAGTGACCGACGCTCCAGCCCTATTCATCAATAACATTCGGTATACCGGACGCTGGAAAATAACAGAGTTGAAGGCAGCTATTGTCGCTGCAAGTCACTAAGCTCTATTCCTATCTGACTTGTTTGTTAGTGCTAGTAAGTGATCGAATGCACGATCGCTAGCTTTTTGCCTGTTTTGTTGAACAACCTGCCAATTTTTGAACCATGCTAACAACTACAACGTTAACCACTAAATTCAAGAATAAAGGCTTAACGCGCACCCAATTGCAACAAGTACTCGACTACATTCAGACTCACCTCGATCGAGATTTGTCACTGACTGAACTTGCAGAGACTCTTAATCTTAGCCCGACTTACTTTGCCAGTGTATTCAAACAAGCGATCGAGGTTTCTCCACACCAGTACGTAATTCAACAGCGGGTGGAACGAGCAAAGTTGATGCTGTCGAAAACGGATTTGGCGGTCTCCGACATCGCTCTACAAGTTGGTTTCTCCAGTCAAAGCCATCTGACCCAACAGTTTAAGCGCCTGACTGGAGTGACCCCAAAACAGATTCGCTAACTCCATCACGCACGAGTCAAGGAGGCAAAGATGAAGTTCAAAGCAATCACAGGAAAGCAGGGAATCGGAACGGAAGTGCAAGATGCGACTTACGTGGAGGCTGCCCGGTGGGGTAAATATCGGGGGTGGCGGTATGTTCTGGGACTGGTGGTCATCCTCTTTGCGTGGCTGGTGGTCGGGACTGGTGCCAGCGTACTCGTCGCGTTCGCGCTCAGCGGCCAGCCGGATTACTACGTGCTTGGTCCTTTCGGGAAGTTCCTGTATGTCATGGTAGGTTTTCCGGTCTTCCTGGCGGGAGTCCTCATCGCCGTTACCCTTATCCACCGCCGTCATCCCCTGACGCTCATCACGGCGCGGAAGAAGATAAGCTGGCGTCGCATCGGTCACGGGTTTGTGGCGTGGTTCGTGCCAATCTGCCTGATCGGTGGGCTGGGACAGTACCTCTTCTATCCCGACACCTTCTCCTTCACCTCCGACCTCACAACGTTCGCGCTCTTCGTCCCGCTGGCACTGATTTTCACTGCGATCCAGACGACCACGGAGGAGCTTTTCTTTCGCGGATATGTCGTGCAGGGCGCGAGCCTTGTTTGGACGAACCGCGTCTTTCTGGCGATCGTGTCAGCCGTGATCTTCACCCTGCCGCACCTCGCTAACCCGGAGGCGATCTCAGGCGGCTGGCTCACGGTCTTTTTCAACTACTTCCTCGTTCCCGGTCTGCTATGGACTGTGGTCTCGCTGATGGACGGAACCACCGAACTCGCCATCGGTGTACACTTCGCGAACAACATCGGTGGCATACTCCTGATCAACGCACCTGGAACCGCCCTGACCACGCCAGCTCTGTTTACCGTCAGCGAGTTCCGCGCAACCTACGCGGCGCTATCGGTGCTGGTGATAGTCCCCATATTCCTGGCGATCGCCTACAAGGTGTTCAAACGTGATAAGGCATCTGAACCCGTTTCCCAGAGCGATCGGAAGGGTCGTCGGTGATTTCGTTAGTCAACAAAGTTTCCTTGTTACCAAAAGCAGCGCAAAGGCTTGGACGAGTAATACATCTAAGCACAATGAAGATAACAACATGAACACAAAGACTATTCCTATTCAAAACGCTTCCTCAGTTCTGCTCAAGATGGAAGCTGCAATCAATGCTCATGACATTGATACGTTTGTGAACTGCTTTGCTCCTGACTTTGTGGGTGAACAACCCGTCTATCCAGAACGAAACCTCTTAAGAATCTGAAAGCAGTCAAGTATTGGAACTCAAGACACTTTAGATAGATAGAACCAGGAGTATTTAATCATGGTCAAAGAGCAAACTGTAGACGGACAAGCAAATTTACAAGCAACTACCAATTTGACACCAGCCCAGGAGTCTTTGCAAGCACTTTGGGAAGAGCATTTACAGTACGAGTTTGGCACTCACAGTACTGAAGATGCCCTCGCTACGATGGTTGAAGATGCTTACGTCAACCACATTCCGGTAATGACTGGGGGAGTCGGGAAACCAGCACTGCGCGAGTTCTATTCCAAATACTTCATTCCACAAATACCGCCCGGCATGGAGCTGACCCCAATCTCGCGCACAATCGGGACCGATCGGCTCGTCGATGAAATGGTGGGTAAGTTCACTCATACGGTTCGGATGGACTGGATGCTACCCGGCATTGCTCCGACTCTTAAACGGGTTGAAGTGCCAGTGGTGGTGATTGTCCAGTTCCGTGACGGCAAGCTAGCCCATGAGCACCTCTACTGGGATCAGGCGAGTGTATTGATTCAACTTGGCTTGCTCGATCCTGGTACGCTGCCCGTTGTAGGGGTTGACAGTGCGCGCAAGGTACTTGATCCGAGCTTGCCCTCAAACGCACTGATCGATCGTGCCAGCGATCGCGACTAAGTGTAGGAGCCAGCAAATATCAATGCCTAAACCCGCCATTTTGCAACCAGGATCGTACTCATCCTGTTTGTAGGAGGCGCTTCTTATTGCTGGCTCCTACACGTATTGCTCATTGAGTTTTTGACAAAGTGACACAGCCATTCACAACAAGAGGTAACTATCATGATGCTTAAAGACAAGGTTGCTTTAGTGACGGGAGGGACATCGGGCATTGGTCGTGCAACGGCGATCGCTTATGCCCAACAACAAGCAAAGGTGGTGGTGGTGGGTCGCCGCATGGATGAAGGTAAAGAAACTGTTCGATTGATCAAGGAAGCTGGCGGAGAGGCGATTTTTGTGCAAGCAGATGTCACGAAAGAAGCCGATGTTGAAGCAATGGTTGATAAAGCGGTTGGCGTTTTTGGTCGGTTAGATATTGCCTTTAATAATGCAGGAACTGTCGGCGAAAACCCCTCATTGATTGAGCAAACAGAAGCGGAATACGATCGCACTATGAACGTCAATGTCAAAGGCGTTTGGTTGTTGATGAAACATGAAATTGCTCAGATGTTGAAACAGGGAAGTGGTTCGATCGTCAATACATCATCTGCGGTTGGAATCGTTGCATATCCTATCCAACCCCTCTACGCTGCGAGTAAACATGCAGTAGTAGGCTTAACAAAAGCCGCCGCGCTCCAATATGCCAAAGCGGGTATTCGCATCAATGCCGTTGCACCAGCGGCAATCGAAACAGATATGCTTGAAGCAGCTACAGGTGGGCAGGATGAAGCCAAAGCTTACATAACAGGACTTCACCCGATCAGACGCATTGGAACACCGCTTGAAGTTGCAAATGCAGTTCTGTTTTTATCATCTGACTTGGCATCGTTCACAACAGGTGCAACATTGCTGGTAGATGGTGGGTTTGTAGCGCAGTAGTCGATCGGCAGTGCGAAATGTTTGATACAGCACTTCAAGCGACTCACTAAAGTAACACTGAAATCGGTTCGCTAATTTCATCGGAAACTCCATAAGAATATGCAAGAAGTTGAGTGTTGGAACTGACTACACTCAAGTGAACTAAGCCAAAGAGAACTTAGAAGTTGATGCTTTTGTCCAAAGTTGGGGAACAGAAAAAGATGATGAACCAAAACAAAGAGCTTTACGAGTGCGTCATTGTCGGTGGCGGTTCCGCTGGACTCAGTGCGGCACTGCTTTTAGGCAGAAGTCGCCGTCGAGTGTTAGTCTGCGACAAAGGGAATCCGCGTAACGCTGCCGCACACGAGTCGCACAGCTTTTTCACCCGCGATGGCATCAGTCCGCATGAACTTTTGAGCATCGGGCGCGACCAACTCAAACCTTATAAAAGCGTTGAATTTCAAGCGATCGGGGTCAAGGAAATCAACCCATCCGGCAATCAATTTGAAGTTGCGTTTGAGGATGGCACGATCAAAAAAACGCGCAAAATTTTGCTGGCTTTCGGGGTAATGGATGAATTTCCAGCTCTCGAAAACTTTGGTGATTTCTGGGGCAAAAGCGTGTTTCATTGTCCCTATTGCCATGCCTGGGAAGTGCGCGACGAGCCGCTTGCCATTGTTGGAAATGGCGAAACGGGCATCGAAATGGCGGCACTGCTGAAAAATTGGAGTGCTGATTTAGTCCTCTGCACCAACGGCAAAGCTGATCTAACCGCTGATCAAAGGACACTGTTGGAAAACCACAAAATCCTTGTCCGCGAAGAGAAAATCATCCGACTCGAAGGCGATAACGGACAATTGGAAAACATTGTTTTTGAGACAAACGAGAAAATTGCGCGTCGCGGAATACTGATCCGAACAAAGCAAACACTCCGTTCAAACCTAGCTGAAAAGTTAGGCTGTGAGTTGAATGAATTCAATTTAATCAAGACGACCAATGTTTTTAACGAAACTAGCGTCAAAGGCGTTTATGCGGCAGGTGACATCACTTCACCCATGCAAGTGATCGTCGCTGCTGTTTTTCAGGGTAGCGTTGCTGCTAGCGGCTTAAATCACTCTCTGATTATGGAAGATTTCGTCTAAATCAAGGTAATTCAATCTTCATCAAAACAAGCATCGTGGCTGGTTTAGTTTCATAGACCAAGAGAGTAGGGAAAGTCATGCGTGTTAATTACATATCAAGTCTACAGAGCGATCTAATGATGCAATCTTTGTGATTTTTTGGTTCTTACCTTACCATCCTTGCTGATTGCACCACAACTATTCAAGCAAACTTCAAGCTGATGATGGTTGCGATCGCACCACAACCATTCGAGCAAACTTCAAGCTGCGGATATACAGCGAGTTAATTTTCGATCGTTAATGGTGGACTCACAGCGAACCGATCCATTTCAAGAAAGAACAAATGGGCTTGATTTTCAGATCGCAACTAAAGGAATTCTATGTCAATTTTTGTCTTAGTTCATGGCTCCTGGCATGATGGTTCTGCTTGGCAAGCAGTCGTTGACCATCTAGAAGCAAAAGGACATCTGGCGTTTGCTCCGACGATCGCGGGTCATGGGAAAAGCGTAGATAAAAACGTTAACCATGCTCAATGTACGCAATCGATCATTAATTACATTGTGAGCAAAGACTTAACCGATATTGTTCTATTAGGTCATAGTTTCGGCGGTACAGTGATTGCGAAAGTTGCCGAAGCAATTCCCGATCGCATTAAACGGCTCATCTTCCTTGATGCTTTTGTCTTGAATGATGGTGAGAGCCTCATAGATAATGTCCCACCACACACTCAAGCGTTAGTCGATCAGCTAGCGAGAGAATCGGACGATCGCACGGTGATACTACCTTTTGAGATGTGGCGAGAAGCGTTTCTCAACGATGCTGACCTCGATTTGGCTCGATCTAGTTATGCACAACTATCGCCTGAGCCGTATCAACCGTGGATTGACAAGCTGAACTTGAAACAGTTTTACTCGCTGTCCATCCCTAAAAGTTACCTCTACTGCACAGAAGACAACGTTCTGCCTCAAGGCGAGTGGGGATGGCATCCCAAAATGTCTAGCCGCTTGGGGCTATTTCGGTTCGTGCAAATGCCCGGTAGCCATGAGGTGATGTTTTCTAACCCGGTTGGTTTAGCCGAAAAGATTATTGTGGCAGGACGTGACTAGCAACAGGATGGTTTCATCACAAAACAAACGAGTTGCCGTTCTTTGAAAAGTAGAAAAATAGCTTGAACACCGTTGAGTGACTCAATTTACAACATGGAGAGAAACAAGGAGAAATTATGGAAACTAGAGAAATCGCTGTCATAGAGCGACTGCAACAAGCACAGAACGCACAAAACCTGGAAGCGCTTTTAGCCTGCTTTGCACCCAACTTTCAGGGCAATCATCCGCTCCATCCTGAGAGAGAGCTCGAGGGAATTGAGGGTGCCCGTAAGAATTGGTCTGGCATCTTCCACGCCATCCCAAACTTTCACTCAGAGTTGCTCCGTTCGGCAGTTGAGGGTGACACGGCTTGGGCTGAGTGGTACTGGTTTGGTACCCATCGTGATGGTTCGCAATTTGGTATGCGCGGGGTGACTATTCTTGGCATACAAGCGGATCAGATTGAGTGGGCACGCTTGTATATGGAACCTGTATCAGCGAGTAGCGAATAATCCGTAAACTCAGGAGATTTCTGTTGTTCACATCAATTCCTACCATCTTGGAGGGTTTCCCTAGAGGTTAACGATGTGATGGTGAAGCTATTTCGTCATTACATGCCCAACCATGCCTCCATTTGGACAGAGGTAGGAGTTGCAGTTCTTGGACTTCCAGCGATGCGTATTGAGTCCGCGTTACTGCAATCACAAGCTAAAACCGATAAGAACGCGCTGAGAGAGACTACTCCGTTAAAGCATCCACTCGAACAAAGGAGCAATTCAAATGTCAGAGAGAAATAAAGCAATCTTAGAAGAAGCAAACGCGGCGATCGCGGGCGGCTGGCTCGCGGTCTTTTCCAACTACTTCCTCGTTCCGGGTCTGCTGTGGACCTAGTTCGTTGATTGACGGAACCACCGAGCTTGCTATCGGCGTACACTTCGCGAACAACATCGTCGGCTTCCTCCTGTTCAACAGAGCCAGAACCACCGTGACCACGCCAGCTCTGTTTACCGTCAGCGAGTTCCACGCGACCTACGTGGCGCTATCGGTGCTGGTGATAATTTCCATA encodes the following:
- a CDS encoding NAD(P)/FAD-dependent oxidoreductase; translation: MMNQNKELYECVIVGGGSAGLSAALLLGRSRRRVLVCDKGNPRNAAAHESHSFFTRDGISPHELLSIGRDQLKPYKSVEFQAIGVKEINPSGNQFEVAFEDGTIKKTRKILLAFGVMDEFPALENFGDFWGKSVFHCPYCHAWEVRDEPLAIVGNGETGIEMAALLKNWSADLVLCTNGKADLTADQRTLLENHKILVREEKIIRLEGDNGQLENIVFETNEKIARRGILIRTKQTLRSNLAEKLGCELNEFNLIKTTNVFNETSVKGVYAAGDITSPMQVIVAAVFQGSVAASGLNHSLIMEDFV
- a CDS encoding SDR family oxidoreductase, which codes for MMLKDKVALVTGGTSGIGRATAIAYAQQQAKVVVVGRRMDEGKETVRLIKEAGGEAIFVQADVTKEADVEAMVDKAVGVFGRLDIAFNNAGTVGENPSLIEQTEAEYDRTMNVNVKGVWLLMKHEIAQMLKQGSGSIVNTSSAVGIVAYPIQPLYAASKHAVVGLTKAAALQYAKAGIRINAVAPAAIETDMLEAATGGQDEAKAYITGLHPIRRIGTPLEVANAVLFLSSDLASFTTGATLLVDGGFVAQ
- a CDS encoding nuclear transport factor 2 family protein, coding for METREIAVIERLQQAQNAQNLEALLACFAPNFQGNHPLHPERELEGIEGARKNWSGIFHAIPNFHSELLRSAVEGDTAWAEWYWFGTHRDGSQFGMRGVTILGIQADQIEWARLYMEPVSASSE
- a CDS encoding alpha/beta fold hydrolase, giving the protein MSIFVLVHGSWHDGSAWQAVVDHLEAKGHLAFAPTIAGHGKSVDKNVNHAQCTQSIINYIVSKDLTDIVLLGHSFGGTVIAKVAEAIPDRIKRLIFLDAFVLNDGESLIDNVPPHTQALVDQLARESDDRTVILPFEMWREAFLNDADLDLARSSYAQLSPEPYQPWIDKLNLKQFYSLSIPKSYLYCTEDNVLPQGEWGWHPKMSSRLGLFRFVQMPGSHEVMFSNPVGLAEKIIVAGRD